The Tripterygium wilfordii isolate XIE 37 chromosome 21, ASM1340144v1, whole genome shotgun sequence genome segment TTTTGGGTACCTCTTTGGTGCTCCACTTGACATCTCTCTCTTTTCAATGTTTCGTGTTGTTGGATTATACTTGTTTATGCACGAAAGACCttcctttctttgtttctcttgtGACCCTTGCTTCATAGTTAAGggcctctatatatatatatatatatatatgctctttTTAACCTTTGGTTATTTCTCCAGACTTGGGCGTACGGCGTTCGAGATTGGGATTTCGAACCAATTCCTTGAgatattttcttgtgaaatccTAGTCACGTCGATTTGTCCTACTTCCAAGCCTCTATCTACACGGACTTCAATCCAATCTTATCTATCGTCAGCATGGTGCGAATTATTTTGGTGACCCGAAATTTATATCCACTCAACTTTTTGAAAGATATGTTGAGGAATTCTCTcggttatttaaaaaatatatatattcctccTTTTTCTTGTTCAATCTGCGGCTTTCCCCCGtcaattttatgaaatatataaTGGAAAGTCGTCTTATTCTCTCTAGTTAAGTAAATGTGTTTAATGGAACTTAAGTATCTAGCAGCCGCATTAGATTTTGGTGCAAATATATtcgagaatatatatatatatatatatatatatatatatatatatatatatatatatgagtatcTGGCTACGATCACGTCACGGGCAATGGACTTGCATCGTATGGTATATATGAATTTTTCAGTTACGTCCCTAAACTtctaatattttcatatttcacTCCTCTAACAATTATATTTGCTTCAATGGCCCTCAAAACTGTCGCATTAAGGTTGCATCAGTCACCAGCCTTACATGGGTGACTCGGATACTCACCACCCTATTGACACGTGTACCCCACAATCCATCgaatcaaattaatcaaaaatgGATAATCGTAATTATAATTTTCCCATTATTTTAATTAGAATCTAACGGTTCCCCCtcctcaaaaaatatatatatatgagtaccACTCCCACACATTCCCTTATAGGCAAAACACATACACCCCCTTCCCACTTCAAGGGTTTTTGCTTCCTATCTCCCGTTCCTCTTATTTTCTCTAACACTACTCTTTAACATTATTCTTGGAAGATTCTAATTTTCCCAAGAAAATATGGGGAAGCTAACAAGTTTCTACAACTTCCTTGGGAGCTCAAAACCCTACTTTGCCATGATTTCCTTACAATTTGGTTATGCTGGCATGAACATCATCACTAAGGTCTCGCTTAATCGTGGAATGAGCCACTATGTTCTAGTGGTTTATCGCCATGCCTTCGCCACCGCCGTCATCGCTCCTTTTGCTTTCATTTTTGAGAGGTTTGAAGCTACTAACAACATTATTTTTGCCTGATTTTTGGGATTATTTTACAAGTATTTATCGATCTTGTACAATTTGTTACAGGAAAGAACAACCAAGGATCACTTTCCGAGTTTTTATGCAAATTTTTGTCCTGGCTCTTCTTGGGTTAGTACTATATAACTCTCTCATGCatttgtgcatatatatatatatatatattgtatccAAAATGTAATGAAAACATATGGTTTTGTTTACTTGGATAGGCCTGTGATTGACCAAAACTTCTACTATGCTGGATTGAAATTCACTTCTCCAACTTTCTCATGTGCCATGAGCAACATGCTTCCCGCAATGACATTTGTCATGGCAGTCATATTCCGGTACGCGTATTTACCGTAAACAACTCTAGTGCATAAGACTCTCGTGcggacaacaaaacaaaaaaaattatcaaaaaagatttattaattatttgatttggGTTGTATGTGTGTAGGATGGAGAAAGTTGATATAAAGAAAGTGAGGTGTCAAGCAAAAGTGGTAGGAACCCTAGTGACAGTGGCGGGGGCAATGTTGATGACCTTGTACAAAGGTCCAATTGTGGAGTTGATTTGGACTAAACATATTCATCCCCACAAATCTTATGGTACAAGCAACAACAATGGAAGTTCTGATAAGGAATGGTTCCTTGGCTCCATCCTCCTCATCATTGCCACTTTCGCTTGGGCTTCCTTATTTGTCTTGCAGGtacatacatgtatatagatatacacatacacatacacatacacatatacatatacatatacatatatatatatatataactaaaatattataaaaacaaataataataattcataaATGATTGATTTTGGTGCAGACCAAAGCATTGGAGACGTACAATAATCACCAGCTCTCACTAACATCACTAGTTTGCTTTTTTGGGACATTACAAGCAATTGCTGTGACATTTGTAATGGAACACAAATCCTCTGTCTGGAGAATTGGGTGGGACATGAACCTTCTTGCTGCTGCCTATGCTGtaataatctctctctctctctctctctctctctctctctctctctctctctctctctctctctaattttcttttcttaattttcaTGAATATTAAATACTTAATTAGTTTGTTATTGAATTAATAATTTACAGGGGATTGTGACATCAAGTATATCATACTATGTACAAGGACTAGTGATCAAGAAAAAAGGTCCAGTCTTTGCAACTGCATTTAGTCCTCTTATGATGATAGTTGTTGCAATCATGGGCTCATTCATCCTGGCTGAAAAGATTTTCCTGGGAgggtaattactaattaaacTCTAatcttaataatttttttaaaaaatacaacttttattattagtattatcataattaattataacattatgacaaATTATAAAATAAGTTTCATAATTATGGTTTTGCAGTATAATTGGTTCAGTGTTGATAGTAATTGGTCTCTACTCGGTCCTGTGGGGGAAGCACAAGGAGAGCCAAAGCaataaaagagagaaggaaattaTGGATCCTGTAAAGGGTGTACAATCAAACGGTGCCGTCTTGATGATTGAAGATATTGAAGCTAATGATGTTGATCTGCAAAAGGCAGAAGCTAACAATAATAAGGTTGTGCCTTCAATGGTGATTACAATACCAAATAATGTTCCTGAAGTACCCTCAATGAAGGCAAAGCAACAGGACACATAAAAGAGATGATTTGGGTGGGTGGGGATGggcttttttgtccttttgtccccccatttttcttttaattaactatatatataattatgggGCTTTGCGTGTAATTGTTGTTCTGCTCTATAAAATGAATGATCTAATTAAATATTTCTACAAGGAAGAAATGTGATGGGAAAATGTAGAGAATCCGGCCCACTTTTGAAATCTCAAATATATTCTAAATATTTACTCAATATGTGATCTGGTGGTAGAATTGTAGGGATCCAAACTAGAGTCACGAATTCAATTCCGACTTTGCAACTACGAGAAATTAACTTGTGCATGAATGCATGATCGATAGTTATTTATACTTATTTTGTAGCTTATACGATGATTGAATATAAAACATTTTTCAATGGCACAATCATGAAGAATAATTTTAAAGAGGTGTTTGTGATTCAGACGTGGAAGAAATTCTGACGTTGATTCAGATTCCACTATAAGAATATGAAAGATGCATGCTAGTGGTTGTTGACCTGATGAGCTAGTTGAGTCCTAATTGGTTGTCGACATTacatacatctatatatatatatattctatgatGAGAATCTTACATTCACCAAACACATCCGAATCTGATGCCTACACATCTGATCCCACAATCTGATGAATAAAAGCACAAAAGTGTCACTTCCAATCCGACAGTGAGATACAATGGGGATACCATTATGGATTGGGGAAAGCTGGGTGCACTTAACAAAGATATTTCATACACTGTGCATGTTTCATTCagttttgtttcgaataaaaaaatatcgttgtGTTCATaaaaccaataaaaaatataaatacatttttttcaaattttaaaaaaaaaattttgaatccTAAAAGCTAAGACCTCATTTTAGGCCTCATAGAagaattcaaatatatatatatatcataatgcCTTGTTaatttgaatctttttttttttttttgataaagaattTGAATCTTAATGAGctttcaattcaatgcatataGGTGTGTACACGATGATCTGTTTCTCACCATATGAATTGAGAATTCTTGACAGGCACTTTATGCTACATTGAGTCAGCTTTATAATTAGCATGCTCTCGTGTTCTTAACATATTATTGTCTTGGAACATAAAACTTTATTTGTAAGTTGTGGAATCTCAATGTGTACCGTATATATACATTCACTTTTCTTGAACAACTTAGTTCCCTTCATATGGGAAGAACACTGTCACAAAGAATCATGTTTAATTTTTCTAACAACTTTGCAGTAGAATATATAATCTCCATCATAATCTGCTCGTCGACTTGTTGAAATTccaaccacttgggtgatagatTAGCGATGAATCTCTATGTGACCAAATCATATGGACTCATaaggtcttgagttcgatttccTATGAGAGCAATCTTGGGGTCACACACTGAGTTTTGGCTCAACTCATATTGTCGTCAGACGAGCCTGACAGCTCTAATTTAAACCTAAATCGAATGTGTAAATAGTAAATTTGTATTGTGtcattctcggttaccaaaatAAGAACCATATCTAATTATATTCTACTTcgagatttcttcttccttagcCCTTTCAATTCATTAACTATCTTCTTATTTTAGTACATAGTTGATAGTGAAATAGGAATTTCtggtttctttaaaaaaaaggaattatATATCATATTGATAAGCTAATTGACAATTTTTATCAGGTTCTTATTCGTACATATCATGCTTACCCGTTGAGATAATTAGGAGATGAAAATATTTCTATGTAATTTggttttttatatgatattacAAGTTATTACTAATTTGTTAAATAATTGAAATCAAACACaatccagtttttttttttttaaatcttttatCCATAAAGATTCATGACAGGGAGAGAGAGATGCAACAAAAAACCACTAAGCATTATATGTATGCAGATATGCAGATGATGCAAACAGCATTTGAAGCCACTTTTGTGAGTGCATACacacattaattaattaattttatatatatatatataatgtagttATCTGCATGGAATTTGCAGGGGGACTTACCTAAAACATGTGGAGACGATTCCCCACACACCATGATTCTTTCATTCATCTGATTATTCAATATCTCAAATCACTGTGTAGGCACTATTGTGACATTCAGTGGAGATTATATTCATACCACAAATCTATTTAAGATATATTCCCATTAATTTATTTACTTTATGTATCTTcaatacatgtgttatattcctagaaattaaatttaacaggaattttttttaaaaaaaaaagtcaaatggGTATAATTCCTTTTAGATGTATTAATAATGTGAACTTAATTtgacaaacaaattttttaacaaaaataaataaatatcattcTTTGTCACTATGGATTCACTTTATATATACTCAGTACTCACACTTAACTTTGTGTTTTTCCAAACATTCTTCCACTACCTACTACATTATACATTTTGCAACCAATTGTGGAATCTGATTTGTAAATGGAATGTGAATATCTTTCACATTAATTTAAAAGGAATATGAGTTACTATCCAACTAAGGCATCTATGATATCAtcacctatacatatacatatatagggtTACTTGTACACTACTTGTACCATCAACATGTCATTGATTGATTCTAGTGAGGATTAATTCCCAACTTGATCAGTGAGATTCACTAATAttccatacacacacatacaaacacattcccatatatatatatatatatatatatatattgggtccTTTTCTCTTTGGTTTACTTTAAGTTAATGGATATCTAGGAATGAAATATTGTATGTATATTTGAAGGAGAGGAGAGAAGTGGCAAATGGGTATCTCACCAAACACACTAACTTGAATAATTATATTCATttgcctttcttttttcttgccACTTTAATATGTGAACATGCATGATCCACAATAAGAGACAAACAGACGTATTAATTTTGGTGAATGATGAATATGTAATTAAGGGTTTACTCAGTGCGCACTTAGATAGTGATTGCAAATTTcaccgttaaaaaaaaaaaacagatctcACTGTCATATATACCACGTTTGATTTTTAACATCTAGCCACTTTTTTCTTGTCACTTTAATATGTGAACATGCATGATCCACAAGAAGAGACAAACAGTTGTATTAATTTTGGTGAATGATGAATATGTGACTAAGGGTTTACTCAATACGCACTTAGATAGTGACTGCGAGGCTcaccgttaaaaaaaaaatagatctcACTGTTACACATACCACGTTTAATTTTTAACATCTAGCCACTTTTTTCTTGCCACTTTAATATGTGAACATGCATGATCCACAAGAAGAGATAAACAGTTGTATTAATTTTGGTGAATGATGAATATATAACTAAGGGTTTACTCAGTGCGCACTTAGATAGTGACTGCGAGTCtcaccattaaaaaaaaaaaagcaaatttCACTATCACATATACCACGTTTGATTTTTAACATCTAGCCATGCACTTCTCATTGTTTATTCTAAATTTGGTTCACCATTGTTTGATGAATGATTTGATGAGAGGTAATACAAATTGTTGTTGAGATCCTTTTATATATACACTAATTTATCCAAACTTTGTGGGGTTTTGAACAAGTTAGACACATGAAGGGTCTTGTTTTTTCCGACTTCAGGTAAACATATTTCCCAATCTTTTTCTCCGATTAAATGTTATGAATCTTACCATTCAAACAAATAACATCAATCATTATTATTGATATAACTAGTCGTTAACTCGTGTGATACATGAGATGGTATTAAATATATTGGTTATCAAGTATTCTTGaatcaatataatatatatttttactaTTTAAATCTAACTGTTAAGTTAATTtgctattattttttattctataGAATATAATGATTGTATTCAACATTGGACATTATAATGTAAATTTATAGGTTATATTCTAAatataatttgaattttagtGTAATTggaatataattataattttactttAATCACGACAGCGAGTCTCACCAAATTGGCTAGTTGGGCCAAATTTTTCAATAATTGGAAAATAATTTGAATTGGTTGCTGATTTTTGTGAGAGTTATTCGCTGTGAAATTTGTTGAGGGGAGGGGGGAAGGTCTGCTTCTCTATTGTTCTCGGATGTTCATAAAATTGGGCTTGCACTAATTGTTTCGGGCTTCCGCGACAGTAAATTAGTCCAAGTAGTAGTGGGCTTCAACTACTTTATTTTGGGCTTCCACTCAGTCAATTGGTCCACACAGTTGTGGGCTTCAACTACAGTTTGGGCTTCCACCCAGTCAATTGAATTGGcatagctttagtcacaccctgaTTTTTTCTAAAGATATCTCAATCTAAGTTGACCACCCATTGTAAAACTCAATTGACGGGatgtcttttaaaaaaaaccaaagtgtAACTAAAGCTACCTATTGAATCGCTACTTTATCTCTAATAACCTTCCTCAAACTCATTTCTCCGTAAAATAAATGACCCAAAGAAGGGTTCGTTTCAAAAAACCTTGGCCACTAACGGACTGAATGATAATCCGAATCCTTGAAACATGATAGGCTAATGATGAACAGATGCCATCTAATGAGCTGAAACAAAAACCCAATGGGTCGAATGGAGCAAACAAGAATAAGCCAATTTACATAAcagaataaagaaaagaaaaaaaagctaGTGAAATGTGATCTACCACGGAAAGTCTCCAATTTACACAAGAAGAAAATTTCTCCACTCATTTACAAATTCTACTCAAGCTAAATCATCTTTGCACTTTTTAGCGTCTAAAAGATAAATGCATAAATTCTATTTAGGATATTTGCAACAGcacaaaaaagaggaaaaccGGGCATTATATCTATCCAATCCCTACTTAGCTTGGTCTCGAAATGGAAAGGGGGGAACAAGCATTGTAACAAGGGACAATTGAAGAAAGCAGCTAAGCTCATTACCCATGAGACTTCAATCATCCTTGGAAAGAGCAACATAGTTCACAGGGGTGATGTTATGGACTCTGCCACTTTCCCTGCGTTCCTTTCCGGTGGATATTCCAGGCCGACCGGGAGTTGTCAAACGGCGACCAAGTGGTGTTCCCATGGAATTAGTACTGGTGTTTTGACCCAGTGGCCTCTTTACGTTGGGCCTTGATCCATAAATTGCCTCTTGTCCTGCAGTTAATTGTTCCTGTAGCCGTTTCTGCTCctgtaaagagagagagagaaaaagaatccAAGCCAACTTTATGCTGATACACACATTGAAAGCCAGTGGCCAAAAGTTGAAACAGCACTGAGTAATGGCCAAACGGCCCAAACCGTTTATTGGGGACAAAAATGGAGAAATAATGTTCTTCCAGTTCCAACACGCAAACTGGATTTTGATAGGAAAGAACGGGGAAGGAGAAATCACACCTCACATTTTTGTATGGATTCGTGTAGCCAAACCATATAGTTTGGGATAAACACTtggatgatgacgatgataaGTTCCAGCATACAAAGTAAAACCAAGAATTTACAAGCATGTCAAGACTAGGCCATTTTAAGCAAACTAGAACAGCAAAACAGATGTAACAGACCAACTTGTGCATAGTTTCCAATCTTGATGACAACAATCCAACCGTGATGAGCATGAAAAGAAGTAACTGATTTCAAATTGAATTGTGGGACTCCGGAAAGTCTTCAAAGGTCTCATATAGCTGTAAATATTAAACTTCTTCATCCAACAAGATTTAGGGCGGCAACAGCAGGCAATTCATTTTTATTAGCACTGCATAATTAAAGCACCTAATATATCCTTTAGTTTATTTCAACCCCTCATATATTCTCTTAAATTCCTTCCCCGCTCTGGAAGATCAGGAAACACCTATTACTGCATACCGCATTTTTAAACAtgctaactatatatatatatatattacaatgaATATCAATGTACTTAACATACCCGAGAGCGACGCTTCTCCTCTTCTCTCTGCTGGCGTAACAAACTATATTCCTCCAATGTGCTTAGAAGGGGAACCTGGAATGTGAAAACAGTTAGGGGATGAAAGTAGCAAAAGTTAGGGAAACCATAGCGCAAGTTAATCAATCACCTTGTCATACAAGAATGGTATTCCTCTCTCCCGTTCCCAGGCTCTCACTTTTGCAGTCAAATTTTCCAGAATGGCTAGtcaacaaaaatttcaaaattacatcaGTTCTTCACAAATGAAagctatttaaaattttaaatggagTATAATTATCTCTAATCGATTTTCATATATGCAAATAAGACCAAAAGGATTTCAACTAGGATGGGGAATCAACTTCTTGCCCATGGGGCGAGGTGGTGAGCAGCTTCACCACAGGAGCTAGTGGTGCTCCTCAAAATGCCCATTAACATATTGCTCGCACTAAATTTTAATACTTATGCATGTTTCGTGAAGAAATATATTAAAGGCAGTAGACAGTGAAAGTATATGACAGTACTCACATGATATTTTGCTGACCAACATTCGTGCTTTCTCTGCACGTTTCAGATTTTTGTGTGCCCCTCTGCCTGCACTATACCGATTTTCATCCtgtaaattaagaaaataatagGAGGGAAATCAAATGAGAACTCAACAGCACTATTTTCTGCTTAgaagatcaaaattcaaaaggaaaCTATTTACATGTAATTGTAAACAACTCTGAGCTCCGAAGTCCGAAGTATAACAGACACTTGATCATTTTACTCACTTATATTTGACACTCTTTTTGGGAATTTATTATAGTTGGGCTGAGGGATAAGAAACTCAACTCAAAGAAGCTCCTAATCCTGAACAATTTGGCCTCAGCAATGTGAATCACTTTGCTTCATTCAATTCTATCAACGACAACAGTTTGATTAATTTTCCACAAGATTCTTTGAgatgatatattttttaattactttaAGCCACGTCATCAAGTCTCCCTTTCACCGTCTACTCAAATTGCATTTCTTAATCGATGCTTCTAATTTCTGGGTTTGCATGATCAAACCATTTCAAGCAATTTTTACTCAACATATTCCAGTTTGGCACAACCTCTGCCTGCTAGGAAGTATATTCTCATGATTTTGTCTTAAAGAATGCCACTCCTACATGTTTTCGCATATAGAGTCTTTGCATTCCAGCCACATCCCCAGAATCCCTGAGGGCCACACATCCTCCCCTCTCTACTCCAACAAAAGTTTATTTAAGTAAGAGTGACCAAGCAACTCTCTTGTAAATCTATATGATTCCCAAACATGCTATTCAATTTATCCACTCCCCATAAGTTTGATAAATACGTACAGAAA includes the following:
- the LOC119989826 gene encoding WAT1-related protein At5g07050-like; its protein translation is MGKLTSFYNFLGSSKPYFAMISLQFGYAGMNIITKVSLNRGMSHYVLVVYRHAFATAVIAPFAFIFERKEQPRITFRVFMQIFVLALLGPVIDQNFYYAGLKFTSPTFSCAMSNMLPAMTFVMAVIFRMEKVDIKKVRCQAKVVGTLVTVAGAMLMTLYKGPIVELIWTKHIHPHKSYGTSNNNGSSDKEWFLGSILLIIATFAWASLFVLQTKALETYNNHQLSLTSLVCFFGTLQAIAVTFVMEHKSSVWRIGWDMNLLAAAYAGIVTSSISYYVQGLVIKKKGPVFATAFSPLMMIVVAIMGSFILAEKIFLGGIIGSVLIVIGLYSVLWGKHKESQSNKREKEIMDPVKGVQSNGAVLMIEDIEANDVDLQKAEANNNKVVPSMVITIPNNVPEVPSMKAKQQDT